GAGCGCCAAACTAAACAGGTAATGACTGACGTGCTGCAAATCGGCGATCGCACTATTCAAGCCAGTGAATTGATTCCCTTGCTGGCTAATTATCAACTACTGCCACAATTATTACGGGAATTAATTATTGATGAGGCGATCGCATTAGTTGAATGTCAATCTGAGGAATTAGCTCAAGCTAAACAGAGGTTTTACGCTGAAAAACAGCTAAACCAAGTAACCGACATTCAAGCATGGTTAGCGCAACAAGGTTTGACCATCGAACAATTAGACAACATTATTGCTCGGAGGATCAAGCTAGAAAAATACAAGCAAGCTACTTGGGGGCCGAAACTGGATTCTTATTTTTTTCAGTTGAAAGCAAAACTAGATAGAGTAATTTATTCCCTACTGCGGACTCAAGACCCAGGTTTAGCGCAAGAATTGTACTTCCGCCTGCAAGCAAAGGAACAGTCTTTTGCAGAGGTAGCGCAAAAATACTCCCAAGGCCCAGAAGCCCAAACTGGTGGTTTAGTCGGCCCTGTTGAACAGAGTTCACTACATCCGGCGATGGTACAGTTACTATCTAGCTGTCAACCAGGGCAAATTTCCCCACCTACTCGTATTGCTGAGTGGTTTGTGATTGTGCGTGTGGAGAAATTTATTCCCGCCCAGTTAGATGAACCAATGAAAGCAAGGCTGTTAAATGAGATGTTTGAAGGTTGGATGCAGGAACAGCAAAAGCAGGTTGTTATTAGTCAATAGTCATAGTCATTGGTTTAAAGTGGAGGAAATGAACCTTGCTCCAGTTGGTATGATTCATGAATACTGTAATTACACTTGAAAGAATCGAACTGCCTGCGGGTACTATTGTCAAGCTTTTGGGGAACTGGGAAGACTATCAGAGGATGGTTTTGCTGTTGGGCGATCGCACTATTCCCCGCATTAAATACCGACCTGGAGAAATTTGGTTGATGTCCCCACTACCAGAACATGGAAGGGATGCAAGCTTACTGGCGGACATCGCTAAGGTCTTACTGGACAGTTTAGGTCAGAAATACGACTCTTTTACCCCTATTACAATGAGCTTACCGGAGTATAGCGGCATTGAACCAGACTATTGCTTTTATATTGAAGATTGGCAGCAAGTCAAAGGTAAAAGTCGTATCGATTGGGTAAATGACCCTCCTCCCGATTTAGCAATTGAAATAGATATTACTAGCTATACCGATATTAATGATTATCTTCCGTATAAAGTGCCAGAGGTTTGGCTACTAAGAAATAAACAATTGTTGATT
Above is a genomic segment from Nostoc sp. MS1 containing:
- a CDS encoding peptidylprolyl isomerase, whose product is MTDVLQIGDRTIQASELIPLLANYQLLPQLLRELIIDEAIALVECQSEELAQAKQRFYAEKQLNQVTDIQAWLAQQGLTIEQLDNIIARRIKLEKYKQATWGPKLDSYFFQLKAKLDRVIYSLLRTQDPGLAQELYFRLQAKEQSFAEVAQKYSQGPEAQTGGLVGPVEQSSLHPAMVQLLSSCQPGQISPPTRIAEWFVIVRVEKFIPAQLDEPMKARLLNEMFEGWMQEQQKQVVISQ
- a CDS encoding Uma2 family endonuclease; the protein is MNTVITLERIELPAGTIVKLLGNWEDYQRMVLLLGDRTIPRIKYRPGEIWLMSPLPEHGRDASLLADIAKVLLDSLGQKYDSFTPITMSLPEYSGIEPDYCFYIEDWQQVKGKSRIDWVNDPPPDLAIEIDITSYTDINDYLPYKVPEVWLLRNKQLLIYRLQSETYVLGESKYFSNIAGIVQQCFQIASEQTTSEAIRWLRNFLM